Sequence from the Rhodothermales bacterium genome:
CAACGCGACGTTTTTGTTTAGGAGCGACTCGTTTAGTTTCGTGTTTTCGATGGCAATGGCCGCCTGGCTGGCGAGGGCGCCCAGGAGCGATTCGTCGCCGGCGTCGAACGTGCCTTCCCGTTTATTCAGCACCTGGACGGCCCCGATCGTCTGGCCATCGTGATTGCGCATGGGCATACAGAGGATGGTGCGGGTGCGGTAGCCGGATTTGCGGTCGAACGACGGCTGGAAGCGGGAGTCGCTGTAGGCGTCCGGGATGTTGAGTGTCTCGCCAGAGGCGACCACCCAGCCGGCGATGCCCTCACCCGGTTTGAGCCGGATCTCGACGGATTCCTCCCCCTGCGCGAGGCGTGACCAAAGGGACTTCCGGTCGTCGGACATCAGGTAGAGCGTGGACCGGTCGGCCTCCATCAGCAGCGTGATATGCTCCATGATGAGCACGAGTAGGGCCTCAAGGTCGATACCGGACGAGAGGGCCCGGCCGACTTCCTGGACCAGCACCAGTTTTTTGCGTTCCGCAAGCAACTGCGCCTCGAGCGCCTTCGGATCCATGCCGTCAGAAGGAGTGGCGGACGGCTTGCCGGGTGGAGCTGGCATGCGGGTACCGGTGATACAAATGGATGAGATTCCGGGGCAGTCCCGGTCGAAAGCGGCGCACCAGGGGGGAGCGGGCGGGCGACGCTGTGCGGTTCGCTACTCAAGCGTCAGCTCAAAATCCGAATCTCCGGGGACAAAATACAGTGACCATTCTTTTTCGCTCGGGAAGTGCTTCACCCGAAACACATTCTTCTGGTCCGAGAACACCTCCATGAGCACATCGTGTTGGATATGGATCGCGGCGAACGCCTCCGGCGCCTCGTACGAGAGCGTGTACCACCACACGGGGATGCCGTTTTGCAATTCTTCCCCGCTGGACACAATGACGCCGGGCACGGGGATGCCGCCGGCCGACAGCACCAGCTTCTCATTCAGATATACGCCGAAGAGGGAGTCTACCTCGGGATCGGCGCGCATCGTAAGGTCGGAGATGCCAAACCGATTCTGCAGGCCGGCTTCCAGGTCGTCCTTGAACAGCCGGATCTGCATCATGCCCATGGGTCCTTCCACCGCAAGCCGGGCGTAGGAGACGTGGAACTCGTGCGGCGCCACCAAGCGGCTGGCCATCAAGAGGCAGCCGGCGAGCAGGGTCAGTACGAGCGGGACGATGCGGTGGAGCATGGGTTGGGTGTTTCGGGTTCAGAGTTCCGGGGTCCGAGCGGATCCAGCCAGGGCACACACGGAACTCCGAACCCGGAACCCCGAACCCGCTTCGCTTATTCGTTCGATCCTTCGGTGGGCGGCGTCACTTCGGGCGCTTCCCACAGATTGTCCTCGCGGTCGATATCCGCGAAAGCCTCATCGGGGTCAAGTTCGACACGGACGACCTTTTTGTCCGAGAAGAAGCCTTTTTTGAAGCTCACCTCGTTGGAGCGCCATACATCGGCCGGCATATCGAAGCGTTCGCTGGAACCGTCCTCGTAGGTAACTTCGAGTTCGACGGGCATGATGAGCTGGCCGTCGTTCTGGACCTCGACGCGGTAGTAGTGTTGGCCGTTTTCGGTGTTGCCGAGGAGTTGTTCAGAGGGTTGTTCGCTGACGCCGGCGATGGCCTGGTCGTTGGCGTAACTCGTATAGAACCAGCCGCGCCAGAACCACGAGAGATTCTCGCCGGCGGTCTCCTCGAGCGACCGGAAGAAGTCGGCCGGCTGCGGGTGCTT
This genomic interval carries:
- a CDS encoding DUF6702 family protein; this encodes MLHRIVPLVLTLLAGCLLMASRLVAPHEFHVSYARLAVEGPMGMMQIRLFKDDLEAGLQNRFGISDLTMRADPEVDSLFGVYLNEKLVLSAGGIPVPGVIVSSGEELQNGIPVWWYTLSYEAPEAFAAIHIQHDVLMEVFSDQKNVFRVKHFPSEKEWSLYFVPGDSDFELTLE